A stretch of the Chelonoidis abingdonii isolate Lonesome George chromosome 11, CheloAbing_2.0, whole genome shotgun sequence genome encodes the following:
- the LOC116838240 gene encoding putative G-protein coupled receptor 33, with translation MDRGNMTLQPTTGENSSQIPAAVSTTHLATAVLLFTTFLVGMVGNGLYLWVLGLKMRRTVTTLWFLHLVSSYLLLTLLIPFFAIYVLLGFHWVFGTAMCKLLNACISVGMFTSVFLLTLISLDRYILTHRPIWCRHHRTVPWVRKLVVGVWLVSLALSAPYLAFRETRVVDGGRITCTNNYTLSGVWNGAELQDLGRRVHLAVFVVRFLLGFLLPFCTIAGCYGCMGLEMKEKSLARSRKPFKVMVAAVVSFFLSWLPYHLYHGLKFFKDGWELDSILIIYTLTSCFNTCFTPVFYLFVGRSFQQVLKTSLLALLRETFAEDLSGNGAISHESSGVVAGKLELSEQVTGPLDSGSGSLEPRVLD, from the coding sequence ATGGACCGAGGCAACATGACTCTTCAACCAACCACTGGGGAGAATTCCAGCCAGATCCCAGCAGCTGTGAGCACCACTCACTTGGCCACAGCTGTGTTGCTCTTCACCACTTTCCTGGTGGGTATGGTGGGGAACGGGCTGTACCTGTGGGTGCTGGGACTGAAGATGAGGAGGACGGTGACCACCCTCTGGTTCCTTCACCTGGTCTCCTCTTacctcctcctcaccctgctgATCCCCTTCTTTGCCATCTACGTCCTCCTGGGTTTCCATTGGGTCTTCGGCACGGCCATGTGCAAGCTCCTGAATGCCTGCATCTCCGTGGGCATGTTCACCTCTGTCTTCCTTCTCACCCTCATCAGCCTGGACCGCTACATCCTCACTCACCGTCCCATCTGGTGCCGGCATCACCGTACCGTGCCCTGGGTCAGGAAGCTGGTCGTGGGCGTGTGGCTGGTCTCCTTAGCCCTCAGTGCTCCCTACCTGGCTTTCCGGGAGACCCGGGTGGTGGATGGGGGAAGAATCACCTGCACCAACAATTACACCCTCTCCGGAGTCTGGAATGGAGCCGAGCTGCAGGACCTGGGAAGACGGGTCCACCTGGCCGTCTTCGTGGTCCGGTTTCTgctgggcttcctgctgcccttctGCACCATCGCAGGATGCTATGGCTGCATGGGGCTGGAAATGAAGGAGAAGAGTTTGGCGCGAAGCAGGAAGCCCTTCAAAGTCATGGTCGCTGCGGTAGTTTCCTTCTTCCTCAGCTGGCTGCCCTACCACCTTTACCATGGCTTGAAGTTCTTCAAAGATGGGTGGGAGTTGGACTCCATCCTGATCATTTACACGCTCACCAGCTGCTTCAACACCTGCTTCACCCCTGTCTTCTACCTCTTCGTGGGGCGGAGCTTCCAGCAGGTGCTCAAGACATCCCTGCTTGCTCTGCTTCGGGAGACTTTTGCTGAAGACCTCAGCGGCAATGGTGCTATCTCTCATGAGAGCTCTGGGGTGGTAGCTGGCAAATTGGAGCTGTCTGAGCAAGTTACGGGGCCTCTGGATTCAGGGTCAGGGAGCTTAGAACCCAGGGTTCTAGATTAA